A portion of the Leptospira noumeaensis genome contains these proteins:
- a CDS encoding helix-turn-helix domain-containing protein has protein sequence MWNLTSSLIGFSAGLSLLFAWGEFIRKNTTSQTQVQGLLFLFAAMFQAHTFFTSTGLYKFYPHFYLIHLPFTACIGVLLKRYFSELWDESPGKNKFSFWELLPAGIVIVLMMPFYFSSAENKIAIHSKYLAEGVPFLFQITILIAVSPIFYAAFYVFTQMAKYIRYERFKNSAHLRLVAIVVGIGTFSSLVGIYTLFFHQRHGLELVSTLIALLLIGVYLLRQKSPELWGEVQRIVIEEKKYQTSQLSGFDLETLQSRLNHLMEEKKIYRDENISLEKLAKEMDLSEHQLSEYLNLHQKKNFFQFVNHYRIRETKELFSLHPERNILTIAFDVGFPSKSTFYDAFKREVGISPSEFRKSLKV, from the coding sequence ATGTGGAATCTCACAAGTAGTTTGATTGGATTTTCTGCTGGGCTTTCTCTCCTCTTTGCTTGGGGAGAATTCATCAGAAAAAATACGACAAGCCAAACGCAAGTCCAGGGTTTATTATTTCTCTTTGCTGCTATGTTCCAGGCCCATACTTTTTTTACCTCCACGGGCCTTTACAAATTCTACCCACATTTTTATTTGATCCATTTGCCCTTCACAGCTTGTATCGGAGTACTTCTCAAACGTTATTTTTCTGAGCTCTGGGATGAAAGTCCGGGTAAAAACAAGTTTTCGTTTTGGGAACTATTACCTGCAGGAATTGTTATCGTCCTGATGATGCCGTTTTATTTTTCATCCGCAGAAAATAAAATTGCGATCCATTCAAAATATTTGGCTGAAGGGGTTCCTTTCCTATTTCAAATAACAATCCTTATTGCAGTTTCACCCATATTTTATGCGGCTTTTTACGTCTTCACACAGATGGCAAAATACATAAGGTATGAAAGATTTAAAAATTCAGCTCATCTTCGTTTGGTGGCAATTGTTGTAGGAATTGGAACTTTTTCAAGTTTAGTCGGCATTTATACTTTGTTTTTCCATCAGAGGCATGGATTGGAATTAGTATCCACTCTCATCGCCTTACTTCTCATTGGTGTTTATTTACTCAGACAAAAAAGTCCAGAACTTTGGGGAGAAGTGCAGAGGATTGTCATCGAAGAAAAAAAATACCAAACCTCCCAACTGAGTGGATTCGACCTGGAAACTTTGCAAAGTCGGCTCAATCACTTAATGGAAGAAAAAAAAATCTACCGAGATGAAAATATCAGCTTAGAAAAGTTAGCCAAAGAGATGGATCTTTCGGAACACCAACTCTCAGAATATTTGAACCTACACCAAAAGAAAAATTTTTTTCAGTTTGTGAACCATTACCGCATCCGAGAAACAAAAGAGCTTTTTTCACTACATCCTGAGAGGAATATTCTCACGATCGCCTTTGATGTTGGTTTTCCATCCAAATCCACCTTTTATGATGCCTTCAAACGTGAAGTAGGGATAAGTCCTAGCGAATTCAGAAAGTCATTAAAAGTTTGA